A region of the Plasmodium sp. gorilla clade G2 genome assembly, chromosome: 9 genome:
tataaaattatttatattttgtatgttatatgtataatatatatatatatatatattatatatatatatatatatttttttttttttttttttttttttttttttttctactatcatttaatatatatatatatatatatataattattaattaaaatagttttaatataaataatacatatgaatTTACTtcatttttcaaatatataatatgttatattttttttataatttgattatcatgtttatattatactatttttatttttatttataattataattatattcccatttcattttttttttttttttttttattttacttatCTTTGTTTTTGacgttttgttttttaatagaactttcaaaataaaataacatcaataaattgatatatataaatatatacaaaatatgtcCTATATTGTAATCATTCTTATGATAAATCTATTTAATATAGAaggaataaagaaaaaaattatattaagatatctaatatatatttatatatatgcttatatataatgcatttcctttttttttttttttaaataaaaaattatattatttttttgtccttatatatatatatatatatatattatatatattatatatatattatgtcttttttaattttatttggagtaccaaaaaataaaaaataaaatataataaatatcaaatgaaaatataattttaaatataaatgcaacaaatattcataaattaataataatatatatatttatatatattatatatattttaaaatatgaaaaagaaaaaaaagaaaaaaaaaaagtataaataataacgaATACATGATAAAGATCCAGAATGATATAGGATCTTacacatatttaaaaaaaaaaaaaaaattaaaattaaaattaatttataaatatataataaatgccgagtatgaaattatttatatcaaacATTAGGTATacctataatatatatatatatatatatatatgattatatatatttatttatatgttaaaacTTATtagacataaaaaaaaatagttatttattttttatataggtatatacaaaataataattttatttagaCTTTACACGTTAACATTTCTCCttttcataaaaatgaaataaggTGGTCTCCTTGTTGAGTTTTTCTCTTTCTTTAGATGTTCCTTCAAGaaaatacttatatatttttttttctttatttgtgAGACCTTCTAAGAAATAAGAATTTAATTtggttttattattaattaaaaaatgaattctAGTTTTTTCAGCTTTTCttaaaatatcataaaaatttgTAGAAGGCCATTCATTGATAGGCAATAAATTACATAATTCGTAGGCTGTTTCAAAATAAAACTGATTAAATAAACCTATAGTTACAGATACTGGATCAAATTTTAATGTTTCtataatatcataataagaaggaaattttattcttattatattctttttatataattttacagcaaaaaataatgttaacTTTATTTCATCATCTGCATTTAATTTATCTTCTCTTAATCCACTTTTATATTCTAAGTATgcttcattatttaataatgacAACCCATATAAATCCACAACAGGTACACATGGAATTTCAA
Encoded here:
- a CDS encoding GINS complex subunit Psf3, putative, yielding MNEEILKNIKVNNNFLEFEEIIKDINTPFNFIDLVEIPCVPVVDLYGLSLLNNEAYLEYKSGLREDKLNADDEIKLTLFFAVKLYKKNIIRIKFPSYYDIIETLKFDPVSVTIGLFNQFYFETAYELCNLLPINEWPSTNFYDILRKAEKTRIHFLINNKTKLNSYFLEGLTNKEKKIYKYFLEGTSKEREKLNKETTLFHFYEKEKC